The stretch of DNA GATGCTGGAGCGGGCCTCGGGCATGATCACCAGCGTCGAGGGCGCGGTGGCCACGGCCTCGCCCGCGCTGCAGGAATTCGCGCGCGCGGGCCTGCCGCAATACGCGCTGCTGGCCCGCGAGGCGCGCGAGCTGGTGACCATCCTGGAGCGGCTGTCGATCCGCTTCGAACGCGATCCGACGCGGTTCCTGTTCGGGAACAATCCTCCGGAACTAAGGAGATGACGATGCCCCTGCCCCTTCCCCTGCGCGCGGCGACGATCGGCACGGCCATGCTGGCCCTTGGCGGCTGCACGGCGCTGGACAGCTTCACCGCCTCGACACGGCCGCTCGACACCTATGAACTCACCCCGGCCACGACCGATGCCCCCGGGCGCGGACTGGGACCCAACGTCTATGTCGAGGAACCGGCGGGCAGCGGCGCCATCGCCACCGACCGCATCGCGGTCAAGCCCGACGCGCTGCAGGTGCGCTACCTGCCCGACGGCCGCTGGGCGGACCCAGCGACAGAGCATGTGCAACTGCTCCTCGTGCGCTCCCTGGCGGCGACGGGCCGTTTCGGCGTGGTCACGGGCCAGACCGGGGGACCGATCCCCGACTGGGTGCTGGTCTCGGACCTGCAGGACTTCCACGCCCGTCTCGGACCCGAGGGCGAAGGCGCCTCCGCCACAGTGACGCTGCGCCTGTCGGCGATCCGCGACGCCGACCGGCAGGCGGTGGCAAGCCGGGTCTTCACCCGAACCGCCACCGCAGCCTCCACGGCCACGAACGACCTGGTCGCATCCTTCGACGCAGCGCTGGGCGCGGTCCTGTCCGACGCGGCCGCTTGGGCCGTCACGACGATGCGCTAGCCGGCGTGACAGCGCCCGAGAACTGCGCTAAGCCCACACCCAGCGCGGCCCCTTAGCTCAACGGGATAGAGCAGCTGACTTCTAATCAGCAGGTTGAGGGTTCGAGTCCTTCAGGGGTCGCCATCCCATAGGAAAACCATGGGGTATCAGGTGATTACACATCGCGCCCCCGCGAGTTTCCAGAACGGTTTCCCGAGTTCCGGCCTTGTTCCGTTCCCGTGATGGCCTTCATCCGTTCCGCCCCGCGTCCGTGATGCTCGATCGCCAAAGGCGACTCGTGCCCCAGCCAACCGCGCTCTGACACCCTCGGCGATGCGACGGGGCAGCGGGACCGTCTGCTTGCCTGGACGACCCCGCCCCAGGTCTTGAGGCCTGGGGTGACGCGGGACATCCTGCGATGCCCGCGCCATCCCGGCCAGCTTTGCATCGGGCGCCCTTCCTGGGGCGCCCGACATGGCGTCACTCCACGACCGTGCCGGGCAGGAGTTCGGTGTAGATCTGCGTGTGCGCGAGTTCGATCACCTCCAGCGCATCGTCGGCCGCTGCCGCAAACAGCGCCGCGTAGTCCGTGGCGTCGGGAAGCGCGCCGTTCACAGACTCGTCGGCGAGATACGCGTTGATATCGAGCGTCGCGGTTACCGGAAGCGCGCCGTCGATCGACACCCAGTAGGTGTAATCGGTCGGATAGTCCCTGGAATATTCGAACGTCGAGTAGTCGTAGTAGACGCCTGCCTCGACGACACCCGAGATGACGTTCTCGTTCACGAGGTAGTCCAGGGTGATGTCCCCGGTCTTGTCGGCCACACCCGCCAGAAGCGATGCCGCCATGTCAAGCGTGGCAAGGCCCAGGGCATCCAGAACTGTCTCGGTCGCGGTCGTGGTGTCTGTCGCAAGCCCGGCCGCGAGATCGATATAAAGCGCAAGGTTCTCCAGCGGGGAGTCGATCGTGTACCACGTCCCGTCGATGCTGTAGACGATCCGCCCCGACAGATCGAGAGCGACCTCGTCTGCGGTCTCAAGCTTGCTCAGCGCCTCTTCCAGCGCGTGATCCGTCACGCTCGACGGTGCGCGCGCCACGGACGATCGACCGAAATCCACCGCGATCGCGGTCACGCCTTCGGGAAGTTCCCCGAGTTCGGTGGCGATGTAGGTTCCGCAATCAGCGTCAAGGCAGACGTAGTACTCGGTGATCTCCTCGCCGGTTTCCGGATCGACGCTGGTGCCGGCGACGATGGGTTCACCGGTTGCGGGATCGCGAAGAAGCATCACGAGATCGCCGTATATGTCACCCTTGGTCGTACCGGACGACGGGTTGCCGCTGCCAGCCCCCGCATGCGGGTTCAGTTCCGGATTGCCACCGGCCCATCCCGGGCGGACGCTGTCCTCGTCGGCCTCGGCGGTCGGAGCGGCGGCGGGACGTTCGCCTTGCCCGCCGGCACCAGCCCCACCTCCGGTATCAGTCTGCCCGCCGGTACCGGCCTGCCCTGCGGTGCCGCCCTGGTTGGAAATGCCGCCGCCACTGCTGCTTCCTCCTGAGCCGGCGTCCGAGTTTCCGCCCCCACCGCCCCCACCGGAGCCCGAGTCGGACCCGCCGCCGCCACCACCGGACGACTCCGAGCCGCCGCCCTGGCCCTGTGCATGCATGATGTTGCCGCCTGCAAGGAACAGCGCACCCGCTGCAACACCCACAAGCATCGCGA from Halovulum dunhuangense encodes:
- a CDS encoding ABC-type transport auxiliary lipoprotein family protein; amino-acid sequence: MPLPLPLRAATIGTAMLALGGCTALDSFTASTRPLDTYELTPATTDAPGRGLGPNVYVEEPAGSGAIATDRIAVKPDALQVRYLPDGRWADPATEHVQLLLVRSLAATGRFGVVTGQTGGPIPDWVLVSDLQDFHARLGPEGEGASATVTLRLSAIRDADRQAVASRVFTRTATAASTATNDLVASFDAALGAVLSDAAAWAVTTMR